The window gagagacgcagactcggtctcaacctttaagtctttactgaagacttatctcttcagtaggtcatatgattgagtgtagtctggcccaggagtgtgaaggtgaacggaaaggctggagcaacgaacagcccttgctgtctctgccgggccggttcccctctccactggggttctctgcctctaaccctgttgcaggggctgagtcactggcttgctggtgctctttcatgccgtccctgggaggggtgcgtcacttgagtgggttgagttactgacgtgatcttcctgtctcgggttggcgccccccttggtttgtgctgtggtggagacctctgtgggctatactcggccttgtctcaggattgtaagttggtggttggggatatccctctagtggtgcgggggctgtgctttggcggagtgggtggggttatatccttcctgtttggccctgtccgggggtttcttcggatggggccacagtgtctccggaccgctcctgtctcagcctccagtatttatgctgcagtagtttatgtgtcgggggctggggttagttggttatacctggagtacttctcctgtcttatccagtgtcctgtgtgaatttaagtatgctctctctaattctctcgttctctctttctctctgagaacctgagccctaggaccatacgtcaggactaccgggcatgatgacaccttgctgtccccagtccgcctggccttgctgctattccagtttcaactgttctgcctgcggctacgaaacccctacctgtcccagacctgctgttttcaactctttaatgatcggctatgaaaagccaactgagagacctgagccctaggaccatacgtcgggactaccggccgtggtgactccttgctgtccccagtccgcctggccttgctgctattccagtttcaactgttctgcctgcggttatggaacccctacctgtcccagacctgctgttttcaactcttaatgatcggctatgaaaagccaactgagatttattcctgattattatttgaccatgcttgtcacttatgaacatttttgaacatcttggcatggttctgttataatctccacccggcacagccagaagaggactggccacccctcatagcctggttcctctctaggtttcttcctaggctttcgcctttctagggagtttttcctagccaccgtgcttctacacctgcattactagctgtttggggttttaggctgggtttctgtacagcacttcgagatattagctgatgtaagaagggctatataaaataaaattgattgattgattgattgtcccTGTGCAGGTGAGTTGCAGCAGATCCTGTCTGAGGACAGCCACCCGTCCTACTCCCCAGAGCTCTACTCTGCCTTCATCAACATCCTACTGGGAGTCTTCTACTCTGTCTGCAGGGACCTCCGAGAGCTCAGACACCTGGTCAGTTACACACACTCATAAGTAGTCAGGCACACTTATAGTAACACTGAACTCTCACACATTCAGACCACACTCAGTAACTCAGTAACTCTCAACTCTCTCATAGCTGTTAACACACTCCGTCATAACACACTCCGTCATAACACACTCCGTCATAACACACTCAGACAGCCCAGAAAAAGAACTAGCCCTTGCATCTCTAGATGTGTCTTGATACCCCCTTGTAAGTCTGAAAAAAATTAATGTCTTACACACTTATCCAGTCCTTTcagatgtacagtcgtggtcaaatgttttgagaatgacacaagtattggtcttcacaaagtttgctgcttcagtgtttttagataattttgtcagatgttactatggtatactgaagtataattacaagcattccataagtgtcaaaggcttttattgacaattacattaagtttatgcaaagagtcaatatttgcagtgttgacccttctttttcaagacctctgcaatccgccctggcatgctgtcaattaacttctgggccacatcctgactgatggcagcccatttttgcataatcaatgcttggagtttgtcagaatttgtgggtttttgtttgtccacccgcctcttgaggattgaccacaagttctcaatgggattaaggtctggggattTTCCTGGCCacggacccaaaatgtcgatgttttgttccccgagccacttagttatcacttttgccttatggcaaggtactCCATcttgctggaaaaggcattgttcgtcaccaaactgttcttggatggttgggagaagttgctctcggaggatgtgttggtaccattctttattcatggctgtgttcttaggcaaaattgtgagtgagcccatttccttggctgagaagcaaccccacacatgaatggtctcaggatgctttactgttggcatgacacaggactgatggtagcgctcaccttgtcttctccggacaagcttttttccggatgccccaaacaatcggaaaggggattcatcagataaaatgactttaccccagtcctcagcagtccaatccctgtaccttttgcagaatatcagtctgtccccaatgattttcctggagagaagtggcttctttgctgcccttcttgacaccaggccatcctccaaaagtcttcgcctcactgtgcgtgcagatgcactcacacctgtctgctgccattcctgagcaagctctgcactggtggtgccccgatcccgcagctgaatcaactttaggagacggtcctggcacttgctggactttcttgggcgccctgaagccttcttcacaacaattgaacctctctccttgaagttcttgatgatccgataaatggttgatttaggtgcaatcttactagcagcaatatccttgcctgtgaagccctttttgtgcaaagaaatgatgacggcacgtgtttccttgcaggtaaccatggttaacagaggaagaacaatgatttcaagcaccaccctccttttaaagcttccagtctgttattctaactcaatcagcatgacagagtgatctccagccatgtcctcatcaacactctcacctgtgttaacgagagaatcactgacatgatgtcagctggtccttttgtagcagggctgaaatgcagtggaaatgttttttggggattaagttcattttcatggcaaagagggactttgcaattaattgcaattcatctgatcactcttcataacattctggagtatatgcaaattgccatcataaaaactgaggcagcagactttgtgaaaattaatatttgtgtcattctcaaaacttttgaccacgactgtatgctgGGGCTTAAAGAAGTGTCAATAGGTTGGTGCAAGGGGTTAATTTCAGATTAGGCAACAGTTTGCTCTGacatcttacacacacacactcaccatgcAGCCCTTTGAGGATTCAGCATGAGTTTGTTTCCAGGCTATCCATCACTATTTTATTTAGTCCAGTTGAGTTACTACTTCTAAGGATTGTGGTTTTGTTTGATATGCAGAATTGTAATAATGATTCAACCGTGGCATACATGTTGTTTACATTGTCATAGTCTGTACTTGTTGTCCTTTCATATATTTAATTCTCTTTTCAAACAGGCTGCCCTCAATTTCTCTAAATTTGTTGAACCTTTGGAGCAAGGCAAAGGTAATATATTCATATTTCTAGAACAGTAACTACATCAATATTTCAATTACTTTGCTGTCTTCTctcccttagtctctctctctctctctctctcgctctctgtactTTCATTTGATGAGGGATTCCTTTCATGTTATCCTCTCTTTAGCTTGTGTCTCAGATGATCAATGTTCTAATTACACTCttcaattcctctgccttcagtgAAAGAGGGTGACACTCACAAGCTGTGGAGGAACATCGAGCCTCACCTGAAGAAGGCCATGCAGACGGTGTACCTGCGAGAGGTGTCCAGGTCTGTCTGTGTACATCTGCCTCAACCAGAGATGATCGAGTCCCATTGATTTAGCTTCTGTGACCGACCTCATTCTCTCATGGACTTTGACGACAGACAGCCTTAATGACGTTTGCCTGTCTTTACTACACAACACTGGCTCAGTGCTGCTGGCTCTGTAATAGTGTCCCCTGACTTTGTCACGTCTCTGTTCTGCTCAGTGTGCAGTGGGAGCAACAGCTGcagatggagggggaggaggcagGGGCCGTGAGAGGTAGGCAAGGAGACGCGTGGACACatgcacacagatacacacagatacaaaGACACGCAGATGCATATGCACTGGGAACAAGACCGGTGGAAATAACCTAGTTAGAATCTAGTGACCAGGACCACTTCACACACGCCCAGACCCCAGCTATCGCCGGCTTTGTGTTGCGGCTTGTCCCCAGCCTGAGAGGGAGTTCAGGGGAGTGGACCCTCTAAACTGAATGGAGGGTCTACTCCAGGCTCATTGGTACTAGATACCCAGACAGTGGAAACAACAGCAGATGTTTCTCTCTTCTCCTATCCACATGCCATCTGTAGATGATGCTGTTGTACATATTTCTCACGGTAATGACATTGAGAGCTTCCTCTGCCTTTCTCAGGTCTGTCTGCTCATGCCCATGTGGAGCTGCCTTACTACTCCAAATTCCTGCTGATAGCTGCATACCTGGCCTCCTACAACCCTGCTCGCACTGACAAACGCTTCTTCCTCAAGGTACCTGTTCTCTCCATTCAGCACCTGAACCTCATTCACCATTTCAAAAGCTAGACACATGATTGTCAAGTCATCATTGAAATAGGAGGGAGTTGTTAAACATCAATGCCACCTGCTATTCAGCAACTCTATTAGCCTGCTACTTTGGCTACTCATATTTCTAGTGATTTTTTAAAGGATTTTGGGGGGAGGGggcagatcagctttaatattgcagatggaTTGTAGGTTATATTAATGTAATTGTTTGCATTCTTTTTAATTCCCGCTCTCTCTTGCCCCAACAGCACCATGGCAAAATAAAAAAGACCAACTTTTTGAAGAAACATGAAAAGGTGATTATCTTTAGCTAAAGCTGCAGTACTATTATTTAGGTTTAGTCAATGAGATGTTCTACCTTGTgaatccacctccctccctccctccctccctccctccctccctccctccctccctccctccctccctccctccctccctccctccctccctccctccctccctccctccccttcagACCAGTAATCACCTGCTGGGGCCCAAGCCGTTCCCCCTGGACCGTCTCCTGGCCATCTTCTACAGTGTGGTGGACAGCAGAGTGGCCCCCACCGCCAGTGTTTTCTGTCAGGTCAGCTGAGACACTCAGGCTTTCTGCAGGGTCATCCAAGGGATCATTTAgaatgttttatttaacctttattttgacagggagtcatgctgagaacAAGGTCTCTTACAGATGAAGCCTGTATCAAACATACACATCAATACACGAAAAGTACAACGCaatcatatatactgaacaaaaatataaatgcaacattcaaAGATTTAGTTGAGTTACagatcatataaggaaatcaatcaatgtaaatatattcattaggccctaatctatggatctcACATGACTAGGAAGGGGCGCAGCCACGGGGGagctggaaaaatgtatggaacatttctgggatattttatttcagctcatgaaacatgggaccaacactttacatgttgtgtttatatttttgttcagtataaaaaaaacacattcttcagtaaaaaaggtcctcaatcagctctGACTCTGAACTGGGATCATGGAAAATGATGTAGCGAAGTTATTTAGTGGAACTCCTAGAACAGTCATGTGGTGATGGCAGAATTAGTGTATGATTGGATAATACTGGATTATGGTTCTAATTTACCAGATGTCCCCTTGGCTAGATTATTTCAACCCCTGAACTGCTCTTGAATTTATGTAGTGGTACGGGGGCAATGTGAAGTGATTTTAAAATGATTTGATCTCCAGTCTGAATTCTCTATTTGTGTAAAGCCAAATGAAACATGGTTGATGACAAGCCCTCATCACCCCCCCCTTAGATCTCCTCTCTGGTGACCCTTCAGCTGTTGAATCAGGTGGGCCACGATGACCAGCTGGATGCGCCCAAGTACAAATGTGCCGTCTCTCTGGACTTCGTCCTCGCCATCTCCAGGTGTCTATGTTACTGTTGTCTATagtgcagggctctccaaccctgttcctggagagcgaccctcctgtaggtgttcgctccaaccccagttgaaCCTCTTTCAGttcatcaaccagctaattattagaatttggtgtgctagattagggttggagtgaacctacaggagggtagctctccaggaacagggttggagagccctgctttgGTGTGTTCAccacatatctgttttactgctAGACATTTATATTTTGGAATATCATATTGGTTCTTTTTGCTAACTGTTATGACCCCATTCTCTGATTTTCAAGGACTGTGAGTTTTGACATGGTAAAGTACCTGTATGACTTCCTGTGAGCATGGTGGTATAAGGGAGAGGAATTCAGCTGGACTCTGTACTGGTGGACATTGGACAAACATGAGCAGAAAGGTGGGAGATGCCTCAGTTGTTAGGACGTCTCACTGTGTGTGCACTGCAGGACCAGAGGACTATGGAATCATTAGGCCTATGCTTTACTGCCCCCTGGTGGCTGACTGGAACCACTGTCAGACACCAGCATCTGCAGCATTGTGAATGTGCCTATTGATTCCCTACCTACACCTGTTGGATTGTGGTGTACAAACAATAGAGAACATTCATACTTTACTGGATTGACAGGAGCCTTCAATATTATTTTTCAATAATTCAAAATAAAATGTACCTGTTAACAAAGGTTTCATAATTGTGACAGGATTGTGTTCTCTCCATAGTCTGACATCTACAGCAACGCACAATATGAACCTGGTAGAATTAAGGACTCATCGAAGACTTCTTTTAAGGTACAACATGTAgggt of the Coregonus clupeaformis isolate EN_2021a unplaced genomic scaffold, ASM2061545v1 scaf0424, whole genome shotgun sequence genome contains:
- the LOC121579067 gene encoding origin recognition complex subunit 5, which gives rise to MPAQLHHPGYEDEKLQRVTERLPCREVQASMLLALMGEPEQCSYPSIFIYGHRATGKSHVIHTLLKELELPYATVSCVECVSVGLLFEQVLLSLFGSDSVSLLSRSPSLSDFVRVYKQLCVQAPAKQTRYIVLDRAELLRDMAANLLPAFLRLQELVEDNVTVILLSEIVWDKFRPNTGCFEPLLLHFPDYSKGELQQILSEDSHPSYSPELYSAFINILLGVFYSVCRDLRELRHLAALNFSKFVEPLEQGKVKEGDTHKLWRNIEPHLKKAMQTVYLREVSSVQWEQQLQMEGEEAGAVRGLSAHAHVELPYYSKFLLIAAYLASYNPARTDKRFFLKHHGKIKKTNFLKKHEKTSNHLLGPKPFPLDRLLAIFYSVVDSRVAPTASVFCQISSLVTLQLLNQVGHDDQLDAPKYKCAVSLDFVLAISRTVSFDMVKYLYDFL